One genomic window of Medicago truncatula cultivar Jemalong A17 chromosome 1, MtrunA17r5.0-ANR, whole genome shotgun sequence includes the following:
- the LOC11431261 gene encoding pentatricopeptide repeat-containing protein At1g12620 encodes MAPISNYNFVLESLVKVGSYPTVFSLFNKLDESTQDIHTWAILIKCHSVDGNMSSAISLFHKIIDTGHHPTAGTLYSLLYGFCDRHQIHKAMHFYNYIILKKGFQLDHKCYLVLIKGLCKIGETHTAIQLLRRALQTDEEGDFTLLRPDSCTYSHLVYGYCILGQFKQAIDFFIELEALRTGSPTHPPTLVTAERDVKSAIGQFKEALDLLIIELEASRTAASPTPPTLVTERDVKSARSVAAVMIKGGVKPNVACYRSVYDGLYKGQGGSKSNLMNKIEKKVKKLLLSVPYEFNGISYD; translated from the exons ATGGCTCCCATATCCAATTATAACTTTGTTTTAGAATCCCTTGTTAAAGTTGGGTCTTACCCCACTgttttttccctttttaataaattggatgAGTCTACCCAAGACATTCACACTTGGGCTATCCTCATCAAATGTCATTCTGTCGATGGTAACATGTCTTCAGCTATCTCTCTTTTCCATAAGATCATCGACACCGGTCATCATCCTACTGCTGGTACTTTGTATTCTCTTTTATATGGTTTTTGTGATAGACATCAGATTCACAAGGCAATGCACTTTTACAATTACATCATACTTAAAAAGGGTTTTCAGTTGGACCATAAGTGTTATCTTGTTCTAATCAAAGGATTATGTAAGATAGGAGAAACGCACACAGCAATACAGTTGTTGAGGCGTGCACTCCAGACTGATGAGGAAGGTGACTTTACTCTCCTGCG CCCTGATTCTTGCACATATAGTCATCTAGTCTATGGTTATTGCATCCTCGGTCAATTTAAACAGGCAATTGACTTCTTTATAGAATTGGAGGCATTAAGAACCGGCTCACCAACCCACCCTCCTACTTTAGTTACCGCCGAACGAGACGTGAAATCTGCTATCGGTCAATTTAAAGAAGCACTTGACTTATTAATAATAGAATTGGAGGCATCAAGAACCGCGGCCTCTCCAACCCCTCCTACTTTAGTTACCGAACGAGATGTGAAATCTGCTAGAAGTGTGGCAGCTGTGATGATAAAAGGTGGTGTCAAACCTAATGTTGCTTGTTATCGCTCAGTTTATGATGGACTATACAAAGGCCAAGGTGGATCAAAAAGCAACCTTATGAATAAGATTGAAAAAAAGGTCAAAAAACTGCTACTTTCCGTACCTTACGAGTTTAACGGTATTTCTTATGATTGA
- the LOC11429555 gene encoding pentatricopeptide repeat-containing protein At1g12775, mitochondrial yields MLFSILRSYGTAVILNNNNNKNKFPSLTRFISSSIVYPDFDYDPLLIELDALDVYYDLNYNGVTSISDYNRVFSTLTRIGAFPTVLKLIKELEKPFGIKELCHRPIVFPDVHTWDILIECHSKRGFRDKHEIHNALLFYNGIILKKGFQLNDESYYILSNGLCEIGETQTAIQLLRKALEIDKKPKYRISNFMWCYNSIIFRLCKDRLVNQAYELYSEMIYVNNIKPGCHTYRHLIYGYCILGQFKEALRFFIEFEASKTLSPTHPTLVTEGEVRSAKSVAAMMIKGGVKPNVASYHSVIDGLYKSQGGSRSVVMDKIAQKVETLLLSKPSMLTVNYD; encoded by the exons ATGTTGTTCTCAATTTTAAGATCATATGGTACTGCTGTTattctcaacaacaacaacaacaagaacaagttTCCTTCTCTAACTCGTTTTATTTCATCATCAATAGTATATCCTGACTTTGATTATGATCCGCTGTTGATCGAATTGGATGCTCTTGATGTGTACTATGACTTGAACTATAATGGTGTCACTTCCATATCCGATTATAACCGTGTTTTCTCTACCCTTACTAGAATAGGGGCTTTCCCCACTGTTTTGAAGTTAATCAAAGAATTGGAAAAACCATTCGGAATCAAGGAACTTTGTCATAGACCTATTGTTTTCCCAGACGTTCATACTTGGGATATCCTCATCGAATGCCACAGTAAACGAG GTTTTCGTGACAAACATGAGATTCATAATGCATTGCTCTTTTACAATGGTATCATACTTAAAAAGGGTTTTCAGTTGAACGATGAAAGTTATTATATTCTAAGCAATGGATTATGTGAGATAGGAGAAACTCAAACAGCAATCCAGTTGTTGAGAAAGGCACTAGAGATTGACAAGAAACCAAAATATCGCATTTCTAATTTCATGTGGTGTTATAATTCAATTATATTCAGACTCTGCAAAGATAGACTTGTTAACCAAGCCTATGAATTATATTCTGAAATGATTTATGTTAACAACATCAAGCCTGGTTGTCACACATATAGACATCTAATCTATGGTTATTGCATCCTCGGTCAATTTAAAGAAGCACTTCGCTTCTTTATTGAATTCGAGGCATCAAAAACCTTGTCTCCAACCCATCCTACTTTAGTTACCGAAGGAGAGGTGAGATCTGCTAAAAGTGTAGCAGCTATGATGATAAAAGGTGGTGTCAAACCTAACGTTGCTAGTTACCACTCAGTTATTGATGGACTATACAAAAGCCAAGGTGGATCAAGAAGTGTTGTCATGGATAAGATTGCACAAAAGGTCGAAACGTTGCTACTTTCCAAACCTAGCATGCTTACTGTTAATTATGATTGA